One Streptococcus sp. VT 162 genomic window, GCATTGCAACGTGCTATCAACCGTATCAATGTCGGAAATAGACTATAAAAAAATGAACTTGAAACTCAAGTTCATTTTTTTTAATGTGGGAAGTTGATGCAGACTGCTTCAGGGACATGAAAGTCGTTAGAAAGTTCTGCAAGACGACCACTTTTAGGATTGCGCTTAAAGACGGTTGCGTTATCAGAATCTTGATGAACAGCAATGAGAAACTCTTGATCAGGAGTTAGGTCGAAATCACGTGGATTTTTACCATGACTTGGTACAATCTCTAATAATTCCAAGCTACCATCAGCGAGGATTGTATAGACTGCAATGGAATCATGACCTCGGTTAGATGCATAGAGGTATTTGCCATCTTTTGAAAGACGAATGGCAGCAGTAGCATTGAAGCCTTCGTATCCATCTGGTAAGGTTGAAATGACTTGCATGCGTTCAAATTCACCGACCCCATCATAAATCAAGACCTCGATAGTGCTATTAAGTTCGCAGATGAGATAGGCAATCTTATAGTGGTGGTGGAAAACGATGTGGCGAGCACCTGCTCCAGCTTGGCCGTGATAAGTGTGGAGCTTACTTAGTTTTCCTTCTGGACTAACATCGTAGGTCGTTACTTCATCTGTACCTAGATCACAGGTGACGAGATACTGGTCA contains:
- a CDS encoding 6-phosphogluconolactonase — encoded protein: MKETVYFGTYTRRLSKGIYKADFDTETGQLANLELFAAEPSPTYLAFDQQQHLYTVGSQDGLGGIAAYKTDGALLNHVVEEGAPHCYVAVDEKRGLVYGANYHKGQVLVYKRQTDGSLIQTDLDQHSGQGPHENQTSPHVHFTDLTPDQYLVTCDLGTDEVTTYDVSPEGKLSKLHTYHGQAGAGARHIVFHHHYKIAYLICELNSTIEVLIYDGVGEFERMQVISTLPDGYEGFNATAAIRLSKDGKYLYASNRGHDSIAVYTILADGSLELLEIVPSHGKNPRDFDLTPDQEFLIAVHQDSDNATVFKRNPKSGRLAELSNDFHVPEAVCINFPH